In Massilia antarctica, the following are encoded in one genomic region:
- a CDS encoding DUF4149 domain-containing protein translates to MLLARARLLLVTAWAGSLWTAGYLVAPTLFRTLSDSVLAGTIAGSMFRSEAMVSLVCGVGLLVLVALAKEVDAKRKRLLMLVVAGMLVLLAVSSLGLGPMMAALKEAAPGGVMEPAARKQFGMLHGVSMVLYLIQSVLAAVLVFKNPKA, encoded by the coding sequence ATGCTGCTGGCGCGGGCCCGCCTGCTGCTCGTGACCGCGTGGGCGGGCAGCTTGTGGACGGCGGGTTACCTGGTGGCGCCGACCCTGTTCCGCACCCTGTCCGACAGCGTGCTGGCCGGGACCATTGCGGGCAGCATGTTCAGGAGCGAGGCGATGGTGTCGCTGGTGTGCGGCGTGGGTTTGCTGGTGCTGGTGGCGCTGGCGAAGGAGGTCGACGCCAAGCGCAAGCGCCTGCTGATGCTGGTGGTGGCCGGGATGCTGGTGCTGCTGGCGGTCAGCAGCCTGGGACTGGGGCCGATGATGGCGGCACTGAAGGAAGCGGCGCCTGGCGGCGTGATGGAGCCGGCCGCGCGCAAGCAGTTCGGCATGCTGCACGGGGTGTCGATGGTGTTGTATCTGATTCAGAGCGTGCTGGCGGCGGTGCTGGTGTTCAAGAACCCCAAGGCGTAA
- a CDS encoding YhbY family RNA-binding protein, with translation MQKLTPVERSALRAEAHALKPVVIIGEAGLTPAVIKEISASLDSHGLIKVRVFGDDRAMRAEIYDNICTELDAAPVQHIGKLLVIYRPKVEVVKERSGKSGKGMREVTIVKASASGTKRPSVTKVMIKGNERVTEGGSIKRAKPRQSSPKKGALGK, from the coding sequence ATGCAAAAACTTACCCCCGTCGAGCGCAGTGCACTGCGCGCTGAAGCGCATGCGCTCAAGCCTGTCGTCATCATCGGCGAAGCGGGCCTGACGCCAGCCGTGATCAAAGAGATCTCGGCCAGCCTCGACTCGCACGGCCTGATCAAGGTCCGCGTGTTCGGCGACGATCGCGCCATGCGCGCAGAAATCTACGACAACATTTGTACCGAGCTCGATGCGGCTCCGGTACAACACATCGGCAAACTGCTGGTCATTTACCGTCCCAAAGTGGAAGTGGTAAAGGAACGCAGCGGCAAGTCGGGTAAAGGAATGCGCGAAGTTACCATTGTTAAAGCGAGCGCAAGCGGTACCAAGCGCCCGTCCGTGACCAAGGTCATGATCAAGGGCAATGAGCGCGTGACGGAAGGCGGCTCCATCAAGCGCGCCAAGCCGCGCCAGTCCAGCCCTAAGAAAGGCGCGCTGGGGAAATAA
- a CDS encoding RlmE family RNA methyltransferase, which produces MAKNKLNKNWLHDHINDPYVKLAQKEGYRARAAYKLKEIDESEKLIKSGQVIVDLGCTPGSWGQYVRRKLAGKDGGGINGTIIGLDMLPMEPIADMHFILGDFREARILRQLDTILAGRKCDLVLSDMAPNLSGIPTADSARMEHLIDLAIEFSQYHMKPSGALVVKCFKDMGFSQVVEKFRAEFKVVKQIKPKASRDKSSEIFLVGKGLKNPTDKNTALEEESPLDI; this is translated from the coding sequence ATGGCAAAGAACAAATTAAACAAAAACTGGTTGCACGACCACATAAACGACCCCTACGTGAAGTTAGCGCAGAAAGAGGGTTACCGTGCACGCGCCGCCTACAAGCTCAAGGAAATCGACGAGAGCGAAAAGCTGATCAAATCCGGCCAGGTCATCGTCGACCTCGGCTGCACCCCGGGCAGCTGGGGCCAGTACGTGCGGCGCAAACTCGCCGGCAAGGATGGCGGCGGCATCAACGGCACCATCATCGGCCTCGACATGCTGCCGATGGAGCCGATCGCCGACATGCACTTCATCCTGGGCGACTTCCGCGAGGCGCGCATCCTGCGCCAGCTCGATACCATCCTGGCTGGCCGCAAATGCGACCTGGTGCTGTCGGACATGGCGCCTAACCTGTCGGGCATCCCCACGGCCGATTCGGCCCGCATGGAGCACCTGATCGACCTGGCCATTGAATTTTCGCAATACCACATGAAACCGTCCGGCGCCCTGGTGGTGAAATGCTTTAAAGACATGGGTTTCAGCCAGGTCGTGGAGAAATTCCGGGCCGAGTTCAAGGTGGTCAAGCAAATCAAGCCGAAGGCCAGCCGCGACAAATCCTCCGAAATTTTCCTCGTTGGCAAGGGTCTGAAAAATCCTACCGACAAGAATACCGCGCTGGAAGAAGAATCGCCCCTTGATATTTGA
- the ftsH gene encoding ATP-dependent zinc metalloprotease FtsH, with protein MNNMFSKSAIWVVVALLLFMLFRQFDNHSAAGGSKSIPYSELLDEVKARRIKDVVIEGQNITATRSDESKVRATASMLDRGLVSDLRDANVHFDIKPPEDPSFLTTVFISWFPFLLLIGVWVFFMRQMQGGGKGGAFSFGKSKARMMDETNNTVTFADVAGCDEAKEEVNEIVDFLKDPTKFQKLGGRIPRGVLMVGPPGTGKTLLARAIAGEAKVPFFSISGSDFVEMFVGVGASRVRDMFENAKKHSPCIIFIDEIDAVGRHRGAGMGGGNDEREQTLNQLLVEMDGFEASSGVIVVAATNRADVLDKALLRPGRFDRQVMVGLPDIRGREQILNVHMRKVPIGADVKADILARGTPGFSGADLANLVNEAALFAARRSKRLVEMSDFEDAKDKIYMGPERKSMVMREEERRNTAYHESGHAVIAKLLPKADPVHKVTIMPRGYALGLTWQLPEHDVLSGYKDKMLEEISILFGGRIAEELFVGQMSTGASNDFSRATKLARSMVTRFGMSDSMGVMVYEDSENEGFFGGATKTISEATQQKVDAEIRSILDTQYALSRRLLEENRDKVEKMTRALLDWETIDADQINDIMAGHEPREPKSGVLTKRTPPPGDSGSGGVSPNATAPA; from the coding sequence GTGAATAATATGTTTTCAAAATCCGCCATCTGGGTAGTCGTTGCCCTGCTGTTGTTCATGCTGTTCAGACAGTTTGACAACCACAGCGCTGCCGGCGGCAGCAAGTCCATCCCTTATTCCGAACTGCTCGATGAGGTCAAGGCCCGCCGTATCAAGGATGTGGTCATTGAAGGGCAGAACATCACCGCAACCCGCTCGGATGAGAGCAAGGTGCGTGCCACAGCGTCGATGCTCGACCGCGGCCTGGTATCGGACCTGCGCGATGCGAATGTTCATTTCGACATCAAACCGCCTGAAGATCCATCGTTCCTGACCACCGTATTCATTTCCTGGTTCCCGTTCCTGTTGCTGATCGGTGTCTGGGTCTTCTTCATGCGCCAGATGCAGGGCGGCGGCAAGGGCGGGGCTTTCTCCTTCGGCAAGTCGAAAGCACGCATGATGGATGAAACCAACAACACCGTTACCTTCGCCGACGTCGCCGGTTGCGACGAAGCGAAAGAAGAAGTCAACGAAATCGTCGACTTCCTCAAGGACCCGACCAAGTTCCAGAAGCTGGGCGGACGCATCCCGCGCGGCGTGCTGATGGTCGGTCCTCCGGGTACCGGTAAAACCCTGCTGGCGCGCGCCATCGCCGGCGAAGCGAAGGTACCGTTCTTCTCGATCTCCGGTTCGGACTTCGTTGAAATGTTCGTCGGCGTCGGCGCGAGCCGCGTGCGCGACATGTTCGAGAACGCCAAAAAACACTCGCCTTGCATCATTTTCATCGACGAGATCGACGCGGTCGGCCGTCATCGTGGCGCCGGCATGGGCGGCGGTAACGACGAGCGCGAACAGACCCTGAACCAGTTGCTGGTCGAGATGGACGGTTTTGAAGCCAGCTCCGGCGTGATCGTCGTGGCCGCCACCAACCGCGCCGACGTGCTCGACAAGGCCTTGCTGCGTCCGGGCCGTTTCGACCGCCAGGTCATGGTTGGCTTGCCGGACATCCGCGGCCGCGAACAGATTCTCAATGTGCACATGCGCAAGGTGCCTATCGGCGCTGACGTCAAGGCCGACATCCTGGCACGCGGTACGCCTGGCTTCTCGGGCGCCGACTTGGCCAACCTGGTCAACGAAGCAGCCCTGTTCGCCGCGCGCCGTAGCAAGCGCCTGGTGGAAATGAGCGACTTCGAAGATGCCAAGGACAAGATCTACATGGGTCCCGAGCGTAAATCGATGGTCATGCGCGAGGAAGAGCGCCGCAACACGGCGTACCACGAGTCCGGCCACGCCGTCATCGCCAAGCTGCTGCCGAAGGCCGATCCGGTGCACAAGGTCACGATCATGCCGCGTGGCTATGCCCTCGGCCTGACCTGGCAGTTGCCTGAACACGATGTCCTGTCCGGCTACAAGGACAAGATGCTGGAAGAAATCTCGATCCTGTTCGGTGGCCGTATTGCCGAAGAGCTGTTCGTCGGTCAAATGTCGACCGGCGCGTCGAACGACTTCTCGCGTGCCACCAAACTGGCGCGCTCGATGGTGACCCGTTTCGGCATGAGCGACAGCATGGGCGTGATGGTCTACGAGGATAGCGAAAACGAAGGGTTCTTCGGCGGCGCCACCAAGACCATTTCCGAGGCGACCCAGCAAAAGGTCGACGCGGAAATCCGTTCGATTCTCGACACGCAGTACGCGCTCTCGCGCCGCCTGCTGGAAGAGAACCGCGACAAGGTCGAAAAAATGACCCGCGCGCTGCTCGACTGGGAAACCATCGACGCCGACCAGATCAACGACATCATGGCCGGGCACGAACCGCGCGAGCCGAAGTCGGGTGTCCTGACCAAGCGCACGCCGCCTCCTGGCGACAGCGGCTCGGGCGGAGTTTCACCGAACGCGACAGCACCGGCGTAA
- the folP gene encoding dihydropteroate synthase: MRQYFQCGRFGFDLAAKPLVMGILNVTPDSFSDGGRFQSLEFALSRAEEMASEGVDLIDIGGESSRPGAPGLALDEELRRVMPVLYALRDLGKPLSIDTYKPEVMREAILAGVDMINDINAFRAPGALEAVAGSDCALCVMHMQSTPQTMQQEPVYGDVVREVTDFLRERVDAMLAIGIERQRICIDPGFGFGKTVEHNYALLRNIGNMQRELGLPVLAGVSRKSMIGAVTGKPVEQRLAGSLAGALAAVAQGARIVRVHDVTETVDALTVWQAATIH; this comes from the coding sequence ATGCGACAATATTTTCAATGCGGCCGCTTTGGCTTCGACCTGGCGGCCAAACCCCTGGTCATGGGCATCCTCAACGTCACGCCTGATTCGTTTTCGGACGGCGGGCGTTTCCAGTCGCTCGAATTTGCGCTCTCGCGCGCCGAGGAAATGGCGAGCGAAGGCGTGGACTTGATCGATATTGGCGGTGAATCGAGCCGCCCGGGCGCACCCGGTTTGGCGCTCGACGAGGAGTTGCGCAGGGTGATGCCGGTGCTCTACGCCCTGCGCGACCTCGGCAAGCCCTTGTCGATCGATACCTACAAGCCCGAGGTGATGCGCGAGGCGATCCTGGCCGGGGTCGACATGATCAATGATATCAACGCCTTTCGCGCGCCCGGCGCGTTGGAGGCGGTGGCCGGCAGCGACTGCGCACTGTGCGTGATGCACATGCAGAGTACGCCGCAGACCATGCAGCAGGAGCCCGTCTACGGCGACGTGGTGCGCGAAGTGACCGATTTCCTGCGCGAGCGGGTCGACGCCATGCTGGCCATCGGCATCGAGCGCCAGCGCATCTGCATCGATCCGGGTTTCGGGTTCGGCAAGACGGTGGAACACAACTATGCCTTGTTGCGCAACATCGGCAACATGCAGCGCGAACTGGGCTTGCCCGTGCTGGCTGGCGTGTCGCGCAAGTCGATGATCGGCGCCGTGACCGGCAAGCCGGTCGAGCAGCGCCTGGCCGGCAGCCTCGCGGGTGCGCTCGCTGCGGTAGCGCAGGGCGCGCGCATCGTGCGCGTCCATGATGTAACTGAAACGGTAGATGCACTCACAGTGTGGCAAGCTGCCACCATTCATTAA
- the glmM gene encoding phosphoglucosamine mutase codes for MARKYFGTDGVRGLVGVAPITPDFVMRLGYAAGKVLAKTNAASGRPTVLIGKDTRISGYMLESALEAGFNAAGVDVMLAGPMPTPAVAYLTRALRLSAGVVISASHNPFQDNGIKFFSEHGTKLPDAVEHEIETMIDQPMECVPAEKLGRAKRLEDAKGRYIEFCKSTFPNELDLRGLRIVLDCAHGAAYHIAPHVFHELGAEVIAIGNKPNGFNINDGFGATAPKAMAAAVLEHRADLGIALDGDADRLVMCDGAGRIYNGDELLYVMVRDRMMTGPVAGAVGTLMTNMALEVAFKELGIGFARAKVGDRYVLEVMKENGWLFGGEGSGHLLALDKHTTGDGIVSALQVLSALKRSGKSLDKCCKELTLYPQTLINVRVPAGFDWTKHPDMVAEKEAVEAELGDTGRVLIRASGTEPLIRVMVEAKNAQVADSTARRIASKVPA; via the coding sequence ATGGCACGTAAATATTTCGGTACGGACGGTGTGCGTGGGCTGGTTGGTGTAGCACCGATCACCCCTGATTTCGTGATGCGCCTCGGTTACGCCGCGGGTAAAGTCCTGGCGAAAACCAACGCCGCCTCCGGCCGCCCGACGGTCCTGATCGGCAAGGACACCCGTATTTCCGGCTACATGCTTGAATCGGCACTGGAAGCGGGCTTCAATGCCGCCGGCGTGGACGTGATGCTGGCCGGCCCGATGCCGACCCCGGCCGTGGCTTACCTGACGCGCGCGCTGCGCCTGTCGGCCGGCGTGGTGATTTCGGCGTCGCACAACCCGTTCCAGGACAATGGCATCAAGTTCTTCTCCGAACACGGCACCAAGCTGCCGGACGCCGTCGAACACGAAATCGAAACCATGATCGACCAGCCGATGGAATGCGTGCCCGCTGAAAAGCTGGGCCGCGCCAAGCGCCTGGAAGACGCCAAGGGCCGTTATATTGAATTTTGCAAGAGCACCTTTCCGAACGAACTCGACCTGCGCGGCCTGCGCATCGTGCTCGACTGCGCGCACGGTGCCGCGTATCACATCGCACCGCACGTGTTCCACGAGCTGGGCGCGGAAGTCATCGCCATCGGCAACAAGCCGAACGGATTCAACATCAACGATGGCTTCGGCGCGACGGCACCGAAAGCCATGGCGGCGGCCGTGCTCGAACACCGCGCCGACCTCGGCATCGCGCTCGATGGCGACGCCGACCGCCTGGTGATGTGCGACGGCGCCGGCCGCATCTACAACGGCGACGAGCTGCTGTATGTGATGGTGCGCGACCGCATGATGACCGGCCCGGTTGCCGGCGCCGTGGGTACCTTGATGACGAATATGGCGCTGGAAGTGGCGTTCAAGGAACTCGGTATTGGTTTTGCGCGCGCCAAGGTGGGCGACCGCTACGTGCTGGAAGTGATGAAGGAAAACGGCTGGCTGTTCGGCGGCGAAGGTTCGGGCCACTTGCTGGCGCTGGACAAGCACACCACCGGCGACGGCATCGTGTCCGCGCTGCAGGTGCTGTCGGCGCTCAAGCGCAGCGGCAAGAGCCTGGACAAGTGCTGCAAGGAACTGACCTTGTATCCGCAGACCTTGATCAACGTGCGCGTGCCGGCCGGCTTCGACTGGACCAAGCATCCCGACATGGTGGCCGAGAAGGAAGCCGTGGAAGCGGAACTGGGCGACACGGGCCGCGTGCTGATCCGCGCATCCGGCACCGAGCCCCTGATCCGCGTGATGGTGGAGGCGAAGAATGCGCAGGTCGCCGACTCGACCGCGCGCCGGATTGCCAGCAAGGTTCCGGCGTAA